The nucleotide sequence CGATTGACCAGCTGCGGGACAACGATCTGAAGCACGTGGAGGCCCGGATAGAACGAGTCGATCAGCGGCTCACCGCGGGGATCGGCGAAGTTCGCGATGAGATTCGCGGCCTCCGCTCCGACATGACATCGCAAATCGTCGGGCTTCGTTCGGACGTGACCGGAGCGGTCAGCGACCTCCGCGCGGATATGCGAGCGAATCAGCAGCAGGTTCTGGAGGCGATCCAGGCGATCCAGAACCCGCGCTGACCCGCGGTCGGCGTTCCCGCGGGAACGTTCCAGTCAGAAGTTCTCCCGGTCGGCCGAACAGGCGGGCGCAGTCCCGAGCCACTGGGCTGCCCAGCCGGCGGGGCCGGCGGCGGTCCAGGCGTCGCGCGCCAACCAGTCCAGCGCGGGCTCCCCGATCGGCGCGCCCGGCGGGGCGTTCGGCGTCCCCGGCATCTCGTAGGGCGCCGAGGGCTTCTCGAGGAAGCGCTCGATGTCGCGGTCGACCAGCGCGGCGAAGGCGGCGTCCCGCTCCGGCGGCGGGTTCGCGGCCATCTCGGCCCGCATGTCCGTCAGGCTTCGCGTCGCGATGGCGCGCACGTGCGGCATGGATGCCTGGTCCGCGAGCGCCATGATCCGGTCCACGACCACGCGGAACGCGGCCAGGCGGAGCTCTGTCCGGTACGGCGTCTCGTTCGGCTCCGGGCGCACGGCGTCGACCAGCGTCGTCAGCACCTCCTTCAGGCCCGGCAGGCTCGGGTCGAGCGCGTGCTGCTGCACGAGCCGCGCGGCCCGCGATGGTTCGAGGACGCGCGACACGGTGTGGTCCGCCGCCACCACGGCGGG is from Candidatus Palauibacter scopulicola and encodes:
- a CDS encoding zinc-dependent metalloprotease, translated to MRRHSLDRFGEAAIRAGRPIVTVEEALVPLYMHHRYQVDAAASLLGGLEYVYAFRGDGRTPVQRVAGGAQRAALGALARTMRPAELEIPAGVLELLPPRPPGFGRHREMFPRYTGPAFDAVTPAVVAADHTVSRVLEPSRAARLVQQHALDPSLPGLKEVLTTLVDAVRPEPNETPYRTELRLAAFRVVVDRIMALADQASMPHVRAIATRSLTDMRAEMAANPPPERDAAFAALVDRDIERFLEKPSAPYEMPGTPNAPPGAPIGEPALDWLARDAWTAAGPAGWAAQWLGTAPACSADRENF